Proteins encoded by one window of Clostridium bornimense:
- a CDS encoding alpha/beta hydrolase: protein MFKIIIISFVILVVILFLIGKKLTDYAFYKTILRERKTKEDIFGVLTERKAYDLSKYKELDIEVLEIVSKEGLKLKGYYIEKFKECKKLMIIVHGYTSNHYIALQYLEMFFEEGFNVLMIDVRSHGDSEGTYATYGYYEREDLNQWIDFMTDRLGNDIKIGLHGQSMGAATVLMYGGKYEDKVDFIIADCPYSSGKEILRYQFKQYKGTPLYPLYWFVNRRCKKLCKFDMNDISPIDDIKDKKIPTMFIHGIGDDFVPCYMSEDMYKRKIGDKNKLLLIEGAAHVEAYPKDKVKYSTEVKKFIEEALK, encoded by the coding sequence ATGTTTAAAATAATAATTATTTCATTTGTTATATTAGTAGTAATTCTATTTTTAATAGGAAAAAAACTTACAGATTATGCTTTTTATAAAACTATTTTAAGAGAGCGAAAAACTAAAGAAGATATTTTTGGAGTATTAACAGAAAGAAAAGCTTATGATTTATCTAAATATAAAGAATTAGATATTGAAGTTCTAGAGATAGTATCAAAAGAGGGCTTAAAATTAAAAGGATATTATATAGAAAAGTTTAAAGAGTGTAAAAAGTTAATGATTATAGTACATGGATATACCTCTAATCATTATATAGCATTACAATACTTGGAGATGTTTTTTGAAGAAGGATTTAATGTACTTATGATAGATGTAAGAAGTCATGGTGATAGTGAAGGTACTTACGCAACTTATGGATATTATGAAAGAGAAGATTTAAATCAATGGATAGATTTTATGACAGATAGACTTGGTAATGACATAAAAATCGGGTTACATGGTCAGTCAATGGGTGCAGCCACAGTTCTTATGTATGGAGGAAAATATGAAGACAAAGTAGATTTTATAATAGCCGATTGTCCGTATTCAAGTGGGAAAGAAATACTTAGATATCAATTTAAACAATATAAAGGAACACCATTATATCCATTGTATTGGTTTGTTAATAGAAGGTGTAAAAAGCTTTGTAAGTTCGATATGAATGATATTTCACCTATTGATGATATAAAGGATAAGAAAATACCTACAATGTTTATTCATGGTATAGGAGACGATTTTGTACCATGTTATATGAGTGAAGACATGTATAAAAGGAAAATTGGTGATAAAAATAAGTTATTACTTATTGAAGGAGCAGCACATGTAGAGGCTTATCCTAAAGATAAAGTTAAGTATAGTACAGAAGTTAAAAAATTTATAGAAGAAGCTTTAAAATAG
- the pepT gene encoding peptidase T: protein MTKVVEKFLRYVKIDTKSNEESKTCPTTKSQYKFGEMLVEELKTIGMQNVSIDENGYVMAYLPSNVDKAIETIGFIAHMDTAPDFSGENVNPQIVENYDGGDIVLNKDLNIVLSPEKSPELKNYIGETLITTDGTTLLGADDKAGVAEIITAMEFLINNPDIEHGPIAICFTPDEEVGRGADLFDVEKFGANVAYTIDGGAIGELECENFNAAGVKVILNGVNVHPGYAKDKMINSMLIANKFIEKLPKDEVPELTSNKEGFYMLTSIDGSVEKTKLSYIIRDFDRESFENRKSNMKMWAEEINKEFGENSCEIEIKDQYYNMKEKIEPVQYVVDKAFDAMKNCGVTPKVKAIRGGTDGARLSFMGLPTPNIFAGGENFHGKFEYVPVSSMEKAVDVIVEISKLYTK, encoded by the coding sequence ATGACAAAAGTAGTTGAGAAATTTTTAAGATATGTAAAAATAGACACAAAATCCAATGAGGAAAGTAAAACATGTCCAACAACAAAATCACAATACAAGTTTGGTGAAATGTTAGTTGAGGAACTAAAAACCATAGGTATGCAAAATGTATCTATAGATGAAAATGGCTATGTAATGGCATATTTACCATCTAATGTTGATAAAGCAATAGAAACAATTGGATTTATTGCTCATATGGATACAGCACCAGATTTTTCAGGAGAAAATGTTAATCCTCAAATTGTTGAGAATTATGATGGGGGAGATATTGTTTTAAATAAAGATTTAAATATAGTGTTGTCTCCAGAAAAATCGCCAGAATTAAAAAATTATATAGGAGAAACGCTTATTACTACAGATGGTACTACATTACTTGGAGCTGATGATAAAGCTGGAGTAGCAGAGATAATCACTGCAATGGAGTTTTTAATAAATAATCCAGATATAGAACATGGTCCTATTGCTATTTGTTTTACTCCAGATGAAGAGGTAGGAAGAGGTGCAGATTTATTTGATGTAGAAAAATTCGGAGCTAATGTAGCATATACTATTGATGGTGGTGCTATTGGAGAGCTAGAATGTGAAAATTTTAATGCTGCAGGAGTTAAAGTTATACTTAATGGAGTAAATGTTCATCCTGGCTATGCTAAAGATAAAATGATAAATTCTATGCTTATCGCTAACAAGTTTATAGAAAAATTGCCAAAGGATGAGGTGCCAGAGTTAACTTCAAATAAAGAAGGATTTTATATGTTAACTTCTATAGATGGTTCTGTGGAAAAAACTAAATTATCTTATATAATAAGAGACTTTGATAGAGAAAGTTTTGAAAATAGAAAAAGTAATATGAAGATGTGGGCTGAAGAAATTAATAAAGAATTTGGAGAAAATTCTTGTGAAATAGAAATAAAAGATCAATATTATAATATGAAAGAAAAGATAGAGCCAGTTCAATATGTAGTAGATAAGGCTTTTGACGCGATGAAAAATTGTGGTGTAACACCAAAAGTAAAAGCTATAAGAGGAGGAACTGATGGGGCAAGACTTTCTTTTATGGGTCTTCCGACACCGAATATTTTTGCTGGTGGTGAAAACTTTCATGGAAAATTTGAATATGTACCTGTAAGTTCCATGGAAAAGGCTGTGGATGTTATTGTAGAAATATCTAAATTATATACTAAATAG
- a CDS encoding MATE family efflux transporter, which translates to MNRQKILGEEPIQKLLLQYSIPAIIGMLVNALYNVVDRIFIGKIPDIGPLALTGVGVTMPIMTMILGVSMLVGIGATTSISLTLGSGNKKDGESILGNAVVLMVLMGIILTVIGLLLRNKILILFGASENTLYYATEYINIILVGTIFSISSFALNATIRADGNPKMAAATMALGCIVNIVFDYVFIFIFNLGIKGAAVATVLAQVISTLVMVYYYTKGSSNLKLKIQNLKLDISIVKRIFAIGFAPFAMQIAASAVQIIANNSLKAYGNDLSIGAMAVISSVSLIFLMPIFGINQGSQPIIGYNYGAKKYKRTKLTLKYAIVAATIIVCIGAVVIQLFPEKVISIFNSDESLLKIGVTGIRVYLFMLPLLGFQVVGSNYFQSIGKVKIATFLSLLRQVILLIPFTLILPRFFGVNGVWLAGAFSDFIASMITGIFIIREFRRVEN; encoded by the coding sequence ATGAATAGACAAAAGATATTAGGTGAGGAACCAATACAGAAGTTACTTTTACAATATTCAATACCAGCAATAATTGGTATGCTGGTAAATGCTTTATATAATGTAGTGGATAGAATTTTTATAGGTAAAATACCGGATATAGGTCCACTTGCATTAACAGGTGTAGGAGTAACTATGCCTATAATGACCATGATTTTAGGAGTATCTATGTTGGTAGGTATAGGAGCTACAACTAGTATATCATTGACCTTAGGAAGTGGAAATAAAAAAGATGGAGAATCCATACTAGGAAATGCTGTAGTTTTGATGGTCCTAATGGGAATTATTCTTACGGTGATAGGATTATTATTAAGAAACAAAATATTGATATTATTTGGTGCTAGTGAAAATACTCTTTATTATGCTACAGAATATATTAATATAATATTAGTAGGAACGATTTTTTCAATAAGTTCATTTGCATTAAATGCTACAATAAGAGCTGATGGAAATCCAAAGATGGCAGCAGCTACAATGGCATTAGGATGTATTGTGAATATAGTGTTTGACTATGTATTTATTTTTATTTTTAATCTTGGTATAAAAGGAGCAGCTGTAGCTACAGTATTAGCACAAGTTATTAGTACTTTAGTGATGGTTTATTATTATACAAAGGGATCATCAAATTTAAAGTTGAAAATTCAAAATTTGAAATTAGATATTAGTATTGTTAAAAGAATATTTGCGATAGGTTTTGCACCGTTTGCAATGCAAATAGCTGCCAGTGCTGTTCAAATAATAGCAAATAATTCACTTAAAGCATATGGAAATGACTTGTCTATTGGAGCTATGGCTGTAATATCATCGGTATCATTAATATTCTTAATGCCTATTTTCGGAATCAATCAAGGATCACAACCTATAATAGGATATAATTATGGAGCTAAGAAATATAAAAGAACAAAATTGACATTAAAATATGCTATTGTAGCTGCTACTATAATAGTTTGTATTGGAGCAGTGGTAATTCAGCTTTTCCCAGAGAAAGTAATAAGTATTTTTAATTCAGATGAAAGTCTTTTGAAAATAGGAGTTACAGGTATTAGAGTATATTTATTTATGTTGCCATTGCTAGGTTTTCAAGTAGTGGGAAGTAATTATTTTCAATCTATAGGTAAAGTAAAAATAGCTACTTTCTTAAGTTTATTAAGACAAGTAATATTATTAATTCCTTTTACTTTAATTTTACCTAGGTTTTTTGGTGTAAATGGAGTATGGCTTGCTGGAGCTTTTTCAGATTTTATAGCTTCAATGATAACAGGTATTTTTATTATCAGAGAGTTTAGAAGAGTAGAGAATTAA
- a CDS encoding sensor histidine kinase yields MKGLPKRVFLIVLVVIICGLSFSELAFARGEDIKFRRITIEDGLSQTTINDIYQDKQGYMWIATSYGLNRYDGKKFKVYKYNDGEEVTIPSNFICKIVEDKQENLWVATNKGLSKISKDRKKIQNYTSDEKDNNALSHYNTRYVFIDSKNRLWVGTEQGLNLYDEKSDKFKRFYVEGFNDEYNVENYILTIEEDKDGVIWVGTRTGVLFLDEENGVLKRFKEVSEDEYINKIYTLSNGEILIATEENGIKKYNKKEGTIEDIKNDENNKNSLPHNGVDAILEDDNGDLWIGTNKGIAVKRKGKNNFENYIHKEYDQKSLTDDYIISLYQDKSGLIWVGTYDGLNNFNPKVNLKSYIKSEFEENSLSDNMVYGIYEDNEGLIWVGTNGGGLNVINKYTNEIKYYQHDSENINSISNNRVWQVVGDGNNEIWIATSGGLDKFDKSTGLFTRYKDIYGENSLVYNDVVSLHIDKEGILWIGTRNGLCSFDRKSKFIDYSELMSKYKISDRYISSIYEDSDGILWIGCGYDGGLIRFDRKNMTMKSYTNDEDDVNSLSYNSIKSIAEDSKGNLWIGTAHGLNRLDKENEKFIRYGENEGITNTYIYGILFDDEDNPWISTNGGIFKLNVKENKAENFDVTDGLQSNEFNIYSYYRNKEGIMYFGGIKGIDSFDPKEMSREYLENFKIKIESVLVNGDENGNAKYLDLDKGKINLPYDKNNISIELFVSDYRNPSKISYSYKLKKTDNKWIDNENNNNINYSNLHPGKYELQVMARDSVGNLSDELSINIVIDNPPWLSPIAYLIYIICVIILIFFGINHVRILEKIVEQRTLQLHNKLLENKKLYNKIIEHEQYKNNYFINLSHELRTPLNVILSTEKLVTELNKKEEHIDKSKLEYYMSVLNRNSKRLLSLINNIIDTAKIDAGFYKLNITENDIVYLVEEVVLSMKDFAEDSGLELIIDPEVEEKVIECDAENIERCIVNLIGNAIKFTDRGGKIEVGISDNDEYVTINVKDTGIGIEEKNYEIIFDRFSQGYRNTTEEYGGSGLGLTFTKQIINLHKGDIFVKSKVGVGSEFIIILPVKQY; encoded by the coding sequence ATGAAGGGCTTACCAAAAAGAGTATTTTTAATAGTATTAGTGGTAATTATATGTGGATTAAGCTTTAGCGAACTAGCATTTGCACGAGGAGAAGATATTAAGTTCAGAAGAATTACTATTGAGGATGGTTTATCACAAACAACAATAAATGATATATATCAAGATAAGCAAGGGTATATGTGGATAGCTACGTCATATGGTTTAAATAGATATGATGGTAAGAAGTTTAAGGTATATAAGTATAATGATGGAGAAGAAGTAACAATACCATCGAACTTTATATGTAAGATAGTAGAAGATAAGCAAGAAAATCTTTGGGTAGCCACAAACAAAGGGTTAAGCAAGATAAGTAAAGATAGAAAAAAAATACAAAACTATACTTCAGATGAAAAAGATAATAATGCATTATCACATTATAATACAAGATATGTTTTTATTGACTCTAAAAATAGACTTTGGGTAGGGACGGAGCAAGGGTTAAATTTATATGATGAGAAAAGTGATAAATTTAAAAGATTTTATGTAGAAGGTTTCAATGATGAATATAATGTAGAAAATTATATATTAACTATAGAAGAAGATAAAGATGGAGTTATATGGGTCGGAACTAGAACAGGAGTGTTATTTTTAGATGAGGAAAATGGAGTATTAAAACGTTTTAAAGAAGTTAGTGAAGATGAATATATAAATAAGATATATACATTATCTAATGGAGAAATATTGATTGCTACAGAAGAAAATGGAATAAAAAAATATAATAAGAAAGAAGGTACTATAGAAGATATAAAAAATGATGAAAATAATAAAAACTCATTACCACATAATGGGGTAGATGCTATTTTAGAAGATGATAATGGGGATTTATGGATAGGAACTAATAAAGGAATAGCAGTTAAAAGAAAAGGTAAGAATAATTTTGAAAATTATATACATAAAGAATATGATCAAAAATCGTTAACAGATGACTATATAATTTCATTATATCAGGATAAATCAGGTCTTATATGGGTGGGAACTTATGATGGTCTGAATAATTTCAATCCAAAAGTTAACTTAAAAAGCTATATAAAAAGTGAGTTTGAAGAAAATTCTTTAAGCGATAATATGGTATATGGAATTTATGAAGATAATGAAGGTCTAATTTGGGTAGGAACTAACGGTGGTGGTCTTAATGTTATTAATAAGTATACTAATGAAATAAAGTATTATCAGCATGATAGTGAAAATATAAATTCAATTAGTAACAATAGAGTATGGCAAGTTGTTGGAGATGGTAACAATGAAATATGGATTGCTACCAGTGGTGGATTAGATAAATTTGATAAAAGTACTGGCTTATTTACTAGATATAAGGATATTTATGGTGAAAATTCATTGGTATATAATGATGTAGTATCATTGCATATTGATAAAGAGGGCATATTATGGATCGGCACTAGAAATGGATTATGTTCTTTTGATAGAAAAAGCAAATTTATAGATTATAGTGAGTTAATGAGTAAATATAAAATAAGTGATAGATATATTTCTAGCATATATGAAGACTCAGATGGAATATTATGGATTGGGTGTGGTTATGATGGTGGATTAATAAGATTTGATAGAAAAAATATGACTATGAAGTCTTATACTAATGATGAAGATGATGTAAATAGTTTAAGTTATAATTCAATAAAGTCTATAGCAGAGGATAGTAAAGGAAACTTATGGATAGGAACTGCACATGGATTGAATAGACTAGATAAAGAAAATGAGAAGTTTATAAGATATGGTGAAAATGAAGGTATAACTAATACATATATATATGGAATATTATTTGATGATGAAGATAATCCGTGGATTAGTACTAATGGTGGAATTTTTAAATTAAATGTGAAAGAAAATAAAGCCGAAAATTTTGATGTTACTGATGGTCTACAAAGTAATGAGTTTAATATATATTCATATTATAGGAATAAAGAAGGAATAATGTATTTTGGAGGTATTAAAGGTATAGATTCCTTTGATCCTAAAGAAATGAGTAGAGAATATCTTGAAAATTTTAAGATAAAAATAGAATCGGTTCTTGTAAATGGAGATGAAAATGGTAATGCAAAATATTTAGATTTAGATAAGGGAAAAATTAATTTACCATATGATAAAAATAACATATCAATAGAATTATTTGTATCAGATTATAGGAATCCATCAAAAATATCGTATTCATATAAACTGAAAAAGACAGATAACAAATGGATAGATAATGAAAATAATAATAATATAAATTATTCTAATTTGCATCCAGGAAAATATGAATTGCAAGTTATGGCTAGAGATTCAGTGGGAAATCTTAGTGATGAATTATCTATAAATATAGTTATAGATAACCCACCATGGCTTAGTCCAATAGCGTATTTAATATACATAATATGTGTTATAATACTAATTTTCTTTGGAATAAATCATGTTAGAATTTTAGAAAAGATAGTTGAGCAAAGGACACTTCAATTACATAATAAACTATTAGAGAATAAAAAATTGTATAATAAGATAATTGAGCATGAGCAATATAAAAATAATTATTTTATTAATCTATCTCATGAGCTTAGGACACCGTTAAATGTTATATTATCTACAGAAAAGTTAGTGACAGAATTAAATAAGAAAGAGGAGCATATAGATAAATCTAAATTAGAGTATTATATGTCTGTATTGAATAGAAACTCTAAAAGATTATTAAGCCTTATTAATAACATTATAGATACTGCAAAGATAGATGCTGGATTTTATAAATTAAATATTACTGAAAATGATATAGTATATCTAGTTGAAGAAGTAGTTTTGTCAATGAAAGACTTTGCAGAGGACTCTGGATTAGAATTAATTATAGATCCTGAAGTAGAAGAAAAAGTAATAGAATGTGATGCTGAAAATATAGAGAGATGTATAGTTAATCTTATTGGTAATGCTATTAAATTTACTGATAGAGGTGGAAAAATTGAAGTGGGAATAAGTGATAATGATGAATATGTTACTATAAATGTTAAAGATACTGGAATAGGAATTGAAGAAAAAAATTATGAAATTATTTTTGATAGATTTTCTCAAGGATATAGAAATACAACAGAAGAGTATGGAGGAAGTGGTTTAGGATTAACATTTACGAAACAAATTATAAATCTACATAAAGGAGATATATTTGTAAAAAGCAAAGTGGGTGTTGGAAGTGAATTTATTATAATACTTCCTGTAAAACAATATTAA